Proteins encoded by one window of Lepeophtheirus salmonis chromosome 3, UVic_Lsal_1.4, whole genome shotgun sequence:
- the LOC121114200 gene encoding uncharacterized protein, which yields MLKRQTSSSLVLEDLQKSNEELRKKLSDSLLKDSSLSLESSSIVIQKLCEKESEELRRTVSRLERLLALEREERNANEEKAIELLTDVKRQWQEREEIRIQRMRTEVESAHSHSHEVARRNAKLLSELERSTSELENALDLKNKLKEKTSPFKYKNMNLISLHLSPKMNLFKGILSIQKKDVSQKEQQLLSEKMDILMEIKSKDQEINSLKERLYSLESQVEKSKIKIREQSSKLNVALADLKEANIQLNELKESGLDKDAKLDSLHKEIEDLEEKMRAQSVKYEEELQVFEANRKKDEKKELEKYNELQGEIERLMMDKQDASFCVDESERKAKSLETEVKKIKLENDELSERYKRKEMELESKISILKEDSNKVIYNKESIILEIQDDLRRIQSQKDALEREKTTMERSLYKKEEVQKSQMREIESLKLKVERQKEEINAKPPCSPVKVINNIVVDKTSELEDEKKALSYEKKMFEAEKREIISQKEEMKKIKLS from the exons ATGCTCAAGCGACAGACTTCCTCTTCCCTTGTCCTGGAAGATCTTCAAAAGTCAAATGAAGAGCTTCGAAAGAAGCTGTCGGATTCCCTCCTCAAGGATTCCAGCTTGAGTTTGGAGTCCTCTTCCATCGTGATTCAAAAGTTGTGCGAAAAGGAGTCCGAGGAGCTCCGACGCACAGTAAGTCGCCTGGAGCGTCTTCTCGCCTTGGAGCGTGAAGAGAGGAATGCGAACGAAGAGAAAGCCATCGAACTCCTCACGGACGTGAAGCGCCAATGGCAGGAACGGGAGGAAATCCGTATTCAGCGCATGCGAACAGAAGTGGAATCGGCGCACTCACATTCCCATGAAGTCGCCAGGAGAAATGCAAAACTCCTCTCGGAACTGGAGAGATCCACCTCAGAGTTGGAAAATGCTTTGGACctcaaaaacaaattgaaagaGAA gacAAGTCCGTTCAAGTACAAGAATATGAATCTCATATCCTTGCACTTGAGTCCCAAAATGAATCTCTTCAAGGGGATCTTATCCATTCAAAAAAAGGACGTTTCTCAAAAAGAGCAACAACTCTTGTCCGAAAAAATGGATATCTTAATGGAAATCAAATCCAAGGATCAAGAAATCAATAGTCTGAAGGAGAGATTATATTCTCTTGAGTCTCAAGTTGAAAAGTCCAAAATTAAAATCCGTGAACAGTCCTCCAAACTCAACGTGGCTTTGGCCGACTTGAAAGAAGCcaatatacaattaaatgaattaaaagaaaGTGGATTGGATAAGGATGCCAAATTAGACTCACTTCATAAGGAAATTGAAGACTTGGAAGAAAAGATGCGTGCTCAGAGTGTTAAATATGAAGAAGAGCTTCAAGTTTTCGAGGCCAATcgtaaaaaagatgaaaagaaaGAGCTGGAGAAATACAACGAGTTACAAGGTGAGATAGAGCGTCTCATGATGGATAAACAAGATGCATCATTTTGTGTGGATGAATCTGAAAGAAAGGCCAAAAGTCTGGAAACTGAAGTTAAAAAGATTAAGCTTGAGAATGATGAATTAAGTGAACGATACAAGAGGAAGGAGATGGAATTGGAGagtaaaattagtattttgaagGAAGACTCTAATAAAGTCATATATAATAAGGAAAGTATTATTCTAGAGATTCAGGATGATTTAAGGCGAATTCAATCTCAGAAAGATGCTcttgaaagagaaaaaacgaCCATGGAAagaagtttatataaaaaagaagaagttcaAAAATCTCAAATGAGGGAAATCGAGTCATTAAAGTTGAAAGTGGAGAGACAAAAGGAAGAAATTAATGCAAAGCCCCCTTGTTCACCTGTTAAAGTCATTAACAATATTGTCGTTGATAAAACTTCTGAGTTGGAAGATGAAAAGAAGGCAttgagttatgaaaaaaaaatgtttgaggcTGAGAAAAGGGAGATTATAtcccaaaaagaagaaatgaaaaaaataaagttaagttaa